The window GTCTCCGGCCGCAAGGAGATCTGCGAGCTGCTGCGCCAGCGCTCGCGGCCCTACCTGTTCTCCAACTCCCTGGCCCCCGTGATCGCCGCGGCCTCGCTGCGCATCCTCGACCTGCTGGAGACCTCCGGCGAGGCGCGCGAGCAGCTCCGGTCCAACACGGCCCGCTTCCGCGGCGAGATGGCGCGGGCCGGGTTCGACATCCTGCCGGGCGACCACCCGATCGTGCCCGTCATGATCGGCGACGCGGCGGAGGCGGCGGCCATGGCGGACCGGCTGCTGGACCTCGGCATCTACGTGATCGGGTTCTCCTTCCCGGTGGTGCCGCACGGGCAGGCCCGGATCCGGGTGCAGCTCTCGGCGGCCCACTCGGCCGAGGACGTGGACCGCGCGGTGGCGGCGTTCGTCCAGGCACGCGGCTGACCCGCGCCGCCGGAACCCGCGGATATCCTCGCTGCGTGATAGACACGCGGCGCCTGCGCACGCTGCGGGCGGTGGCCGACCACGGCACGGTCACCGCCGCGGCCGCCGCCCTGCACCTGACCCCGTCCGCCGTCTCGCAGCAGCTCGTCGCGCTCGAACACGAGGTGGGCCACCGGCTGTTCACCCGCGACGGGCGGGGCGTCCGGCTCACCGCTGTGGGCAAGATCATGCTCCGGCACGCCAACGAGGTGCTCGCCCAGCTCGAACGCGCCGAGGCCGAGGTGGCCGCGTACGCGACGGGCTCGGCCGGCGAGGTGACCGTGGCGTGCTTCGCGACGGCGATCAGCGCGGTGCTGTCCCCCGCGATCGCCGTGCTCCGCGAGAAGGCGCCCGGCCTGCAGGTGCGGGTCCGCGACGCCGAGGGGGACCAGGGTCTGGCCATGCTGCTGGACGGCGAGGCCGACCTGACGGTCGCGGTCGAGTACCGCGGCGCCCCCGACGTCACCGACCGGCGCCTTGCCCTGCTCCCCCTGTACGCCGAGCCGTTCGACCTGGTGCTCCCCCACGACCACCCGCTCGCCACCACCGGCGACGACCGCGCGGTGGCGCTCGCGGACCTGGGCGGCGAGACGTGGATCGGCCCCTACCCGGGCAACCCGGTGCACGACGTGATCGCCTTCGCCTGCGAGCAGGCGGGCTTCACCCCGCGCTTCGCGCACTGCTCGGACGACTTCCGCGCGGTGGTCGCTCTGGTGGCGGCGGGCGCGGGAGTGGCGCTGGTGCCACGGCTGGCGCTGCGCGACATGGCCCTGTCCGGCGTCGTCGTCCGGCCCGCGCCCGGCCCGGAACGGCGGGTCTTCGCCGCCGTGCGCCGCGGCGCCGACTCCCACCCCCTCCTCGTCCCGCTGCTCGACACCCTGCACACCGTCGCGGCGGACCTCGGCGAGGGGTGACGGCCCCGCCCCGCGGCAGGCCGCCACCCGTGACCGTCAGCCGATGGCGTACGCGCGTGAAGTCCTCTTGTCGGACGCTCACCGCAGGAGCCGGCCGAGGACGGCGGAGGCGAGTGCCGCGTCGAGCGCTCCGACACCGGTGAGGTCGGCGACCGTGATCGCCGTGTCCAGCCGGTCGAGGGGCGCTTTGAGCAGCAGTCCGGCCGCGATGTCGCTGTCCTGGGCGGCGGCCCCGGCGCGGACGGCGTGGCCGAAGTCACCGTGGTCGAGGCACTGGGCGTGGTCGTCGGTCGCGATGAGCTGTGCGCGGTGAAAGAGCGCCGGAGGCAGCTCGTTCTTGTGCGGCATGTCCGTGCCGATGCCGGTCACGTGCGCGCCCTCGCGAACCTGGGCGGCATCCAGGACGGGGACCGTTGCCGGAGTCGTGGTGATGATCATGTCGGCGGCGGCCGCCTCCTGTGCCGATGCGGGCCGGGCGCGCAGGCCGCGGGCGTCGAGCTCATCGCACAGGGCGTTGGCTCTGTGCGGGTTGCGGCCGTGGACCAGCACCGTACCGACCGGGCGGAGCTTGGCCAGCCAGGATGTCTGGAGGCGGGCTTGTTCGCCGGTGCCGAAGACGGCCAGTGTGACGGCGCCGGGCCTGGCCATGGCATCGGTGATCAGCGCGCCTGCGGCAGCGGTGCGCCAGGCGGTCAGCAGACCGCGATCATCGAGGAGCGCGCGCACCTGTCCGGTGCGGGCGCTGACGACGCAGACGAGACCGTGGTTGGACGGAAGGCCGAGGCCGGGGTTGCCGTAGAAGCCGGTCGCGATCTTGACGGTGAAGTCGGTGGAGCCGGTGATCCAGCCGGCTTTGACGTGGCAGTCCCCGTCGGCTTCGGGGAATTCCATGTGCAGCGGCGGCGGCACGCTGGTGCGGCCTTCGGCGTGGGCGATCAGCGCGTCACGGACGGTGTCGAGGACCAGTCGCGAGGTGGCCGCCTGCTTGATGGCGGCCGTGTCGAGAACGGGGAAAGTCATCGGCGTGCCCGCATCCACTCGGCGAAGGCTGCCAGGCCTTCCTGTGGGTTGTGGCGGCCGATGCCGATGCGGAACCGGTCGGCGGGGGTGGCGGTGAGTTCGGAGCGGTAGATGCTCGCCGGCAGCAGCAGGACGCCGGCTTCCGCCACCAGGCGGGCGCAGAATTCCTCCACCCCGTCGGCGCCGAGGTAACGGGGGTAGGCGACGCATCCGCCGTCCGGCGCCCGCCATGCGAAGTCGTCTGCGAACTCGGCGAAGAACGCCTCGAACGCCGGCAGGTTGGACCTGATCAGGGCCCGGTTGCGGTCCAGGATCGTCCCACGGGCCTTCAGCGCGATGCGGGCCAGGACCTCGCTGGGCGCGGAGTTGCAGATGGTGGTGTAGTGCTTGGCCCGCTCCAGGCGTGAGCGCAGCGCGCGGTCGCGGCAGGTGATCCAGCCGATGCGCAGCCCGGGCAGGCCCAGGGACTTCGAGGTCACGTTCAAGGACAGCGCGCGCTCGGACAGGTCGGCGGCTTGCGGCAAGGTGCGGGCCGGGTCGCGCTCGAGGCCGCGGTAGACCTCGTCGCTGAACAGATGGATGCCGCGTTCGTCGCACAGGCGGGCCAGCGCGGTGAGGTCAGCGGCGTCGATGACCTTGCCAGTGGGGTTGTTGGGGAAGTTCACCGAGACGACCCGGGTGTTCGGCCGGATCGCCGCCGCCACCTCGTCGAGGTCCAGGGCCCAGTCCCGATCTGCGTCGAGGGCCACGCCGGCGACCTCGCACAGCGCCAGCGGCACGGTCTCGGCGGCCTGGTAGTTCGGGGTCACCACCACCGCGTGGTCACCCGCGTCGAGCAGCACGTTCATCGCCAGGTAGAGGGCTTCCTCGGCGCCCGCGAAGCAGATGACGTCGTCTGCGTCAGCGTGCTCGTACGTCTGGGCGATCACCTCGCGCAGGGCCGGGTCGCCGAAGGTCTCGGTGTAGCCCAGGGACAGGTTCTCGAAGGCGTCGCGGTCCTTGTCGTCGGCCAGCCCGAGCAGCTCGCCGAGTGTCATGGTCTGGACGTCGGAGGCGGTCAGGTGGTGGCGGGCAGTGAACTCCCAGCGGGAGAAGTACGTCTCCAGGCGGAAGTCGGGTAGCCGGGTCATGGTTGTCAGTCCTTTGCGCTTGGCTCTCTGAGCTCGGCCAGCAGGCCATAGACGGTGGACCGGGACACTCGCAGCGCCCCGGCGACGACCGGGACGGCGCGGCGCACCGCGAAGACCCGGGCCTCATCCAGCCGACCGAGGATGGCCAGGCGGTCCGGGCGGGTCATGCGCTCGAGGGGGCGACCCGTCTCGCGGACGTAGCCACCGATCACCTGCTGGATCCGCTCGGACCAGTCCTGCTCGAACAACGGCTCGGGGCGCCGCACGGCCGGTGCGCCGAAGGCGGACAAGACCGCCGCGGCCTGTTCCAGCGGCGTGCGGTCGAGATTGATGCACAGCACCGCCGACGGCCGCTCCTGCGCGTCCCGCAGGACCGCGCTGACCGAGGACAGACGACGGCCGTCGGCGAGCAGTTTCTCGTACGGCCCGTACACGTCCTGCGCCGACGGGTCGAGCTCGTCCAGTTCGCCGAGCAGCGAAGGATCCCCCCGGCCGCGAGAGGCCATGGGGTTCCAGATCTCCAGGACCCGGTCGGTCACCGGATCATGCAGGACGACCTCGGCGTACGGACCGAGCAACAGCGCGACGGCCTGGCACACCGGCGCCCATTTCCGCACACGAGGGTCCCGCCCCTCTTCCACCATCCCCATGTTTGGACTATATGTCCCGATTGGACAAAAGGTCCACCATCCGGTCATCTGCGCCGAGTCGGCCGAAAGTGCGGTCGCGGACAGCGAGACCCGACTTGTGGTCGATGTCCCGCACCGGGCCGCATCTGCAGGATGAGGCCCCATGCCCTATGAAGATCACGCTCCGGGACCGAACGCCGGAGCCCCCGGTGTCCCCTTCGCCCGCGCAGCGGCGAAGGCATGGGAGGCTCCGCGATGACCTCCCCCGGCCGGCCGCGTATCGCCGCGCTCGACGTTCTGCGCGGGTTCACGCTGTGCGAGATCCTGCTCGCCAACATCCAGCTGATAGCCGACGACAGCACCGCCGTCGTGACGCAGCCCATGGGCGACTGGGACCCCTGGCTCGGGCTCCCGGTCTTCTCCCTGCTGTTCGGCATCGGGTTCTCGCTGCTGCTGGACTCCGCCACGGACCGCGTCCCCCGCCCACGGCTGATCCTGCTGCGCCGGCTTCTGGCGCTGCTCGCGATCGGCCTCGTGCACATGCTGCTGTGGCCGGGCGAGGTCCTGACCCGCTACGCCATCGTCGGCTTGCTGGTGCTGCTGCCCTCGACCTGGCTGCC is drawn from Nonomuraea muscovyensis and contains these coding sequences:
- a CDS encoding LysR family transcriptional regulator, which produces MIDTRRLRTLRAVADHGTVTAAAAALHLTPSAVSQQLVALEHEVGHRLFTRDGRGVRLTAVGKIMLRHANEVLAQLERAEAEVAAYATGSAGEVTVACFATAISAVLSPAIAVLREKAPGLQVRVRDAEGDQGLAMLLDGEADLTVAVEYRGAPDVTDRRLALLPLYAEPFDLVLPHDHPLATTGDDRAVALADLGGETWIGPYPGNPVHDVIAFACEQAGFTPRFAHCSDDFRAVVALVAAGAGVALVPRLALRDMALSGVVVRPAPGPERRVFAAVRRGADSHPLLVPLLDTLHTVAADLGEG
- a CDS encoding ornithine cyclodeaminase family protein, coding for MTFPVLDTAAIKQAATSRLVLDTVRDALIAHAEGRTSVPPPLHMEFPEADGDCHVKAGWITGSTDFTVKIATGFYGNPGLGLPSNHGLVCVVSARTGQVRALLDDRGLLTAWRTAAAGALITDAMARPGAVTLAVFGTGEQARLQTSWLAKLRPVGTVLVHGRNPHRANALCDELDARGLRARPASAQEAAAADMIITTTPATVPVLDAAQVREGAHVTGIGTDMPHKNELPPALFHRAQLIATDDHAQCLDHGDFGHAVRAGAAAQDSDIAAGLLLKAPLDRLDTAITVADLTGVGALDAALASAVLGRLLR
- a CDS encoding aminotransferase class I/II-fold pyridoxal phosphate-dependent enzyme; the encoded protein is MTRLPDFRLETYFSRWEFTARHHLTASDVQTMTLGELLGLADDKDRDAFENLSLGYTETFGDPALREVIAQTYEHADADDVICFAGAEEALYLAMNVLLDAGDHAVVVTPNYQAAETVPLALCEVAGVALDADRDWALDLDEVAAAIRPNTRVVSVNFPNNPTGKVIDAADLTALARLCDERGIHLFSDEVYRGLERDPARTLPQAADLSERALSLNVTSKSLGLPGLRIGWITCRDRALRSRLERAKHYTTICNSAPSEVLARIALKARGTILDRNRALIRSNLPAFEAFFAEFADDFAWRAPDGGCVAYPRYLGADGVEEFCARLVAEAGVLLLPASIYRSELTATPADRFRIGIGRHNPQEGLAAFAEWMRARR
- a CDS encoding helix-turn-helix transcriptional regulator, with translation MVEEGRDPRVRKWAPVCQAVALLLGPYAEVVLHDPVTDRVLEIWNPMASRGRGDPSLLGELDELDPSAQDVYGPYEKLLADGRRLSSVSAVLRDAQERPSAVLCINLDRTPLEQAAAVLSAFGAPAVRRPEPLFEQDWSERIQQVIGGYVRETGRPLERMTRPDRLAILGRLDEARVFAVRRAVPVVAGALRVSRSTVYGLLAELREPSAKD